A single region of the Solwaraspora sp. WMMD791 genome encodes:
- a CDS encoding aminoglycoside phosphotransferase family protein: MTYRDQEPRLGRPYVTQHEIPLRGGNVSTVVRVGDTVRRNVGPWTPSVHALLRHLEYVGFTGSPRVFGMDERNREVLSYVEGECGEYPLAPHWVSDEALVTVATMLRMFHDAQYGFNPPRSAVWRSFGPPPPDTEVICHHDAAPHNVIWRPDGTLALIDFDLASPGARIYDVAYAAWTWVPLFSDRDSYTLGWRHPDRPRRLRLFADAYGLIPRDRHRLIRTIRKRVVDHVEGIRRMAAAGDPAFVRIVHKGHLRRPMRDLRLLDYERHILEYALR, translated from the coding sequence GTGACGTACCGCGATCAGGAGCCACGTCTCGGACGACCGTACGTGACCCAGCATGAGATCCCGCTGCGCGGCGGCAACGTCAGCACCGTGGTGCGGGTCGGTGACACCGTCCGGCGCAACGTCGGCCCGTGGACCCCGTCGGTGCACGCCCTGCTGCGGCACCTGGAGTACGTCGGGTTCACCGGCTCCCCACGGGTGTTCGGGATGGACGAGCGCAACCGTGAGGTGCTGTCGTACGTCGAGGGGGAGTGCGGGGAGTACCCGCTGGCCCCGCACTGGGTCAGTGACGAGGCGCTGGTCACCGTCGCGACGATGCTGCGGATGTTCCACGACGCCCAGTACGGCTTCAACCCGCCGCGCAGCGCCGTGTGGCGCTCGTTCGGACCGCCGCCGCCGGACACCGAGGTGATCTGTCACCACGACGCGGCGCCGCACAACGTGATCTGGCGGCCGGACGGCACCCTCGCGTTGATCGACTTCGACCTGGCCTCGCCGGGTGCGCGGATCTACGACGTGGCGTACGCGGCGTGGACCTGGGTGCCGCTCTTCTCCGACCGGGACTCCTACACCCTCGGCTGGCGCCACCCGGACCGGCCCCGTCGGCTGCGGTTGTTCGCCGACGCCTACGGTCTGATTCCGCGCGACCGGCACCGGCTGATCCGGACGATCCGTAAACGGGTGGTCGACCACGTCGAGGGGATTCGGCGGATGGCGGCGGCGGGGGATCCGGCGTTCGTCCGGATCGTGCACAAGGGTCACCTTCGTCGTCCGATGCGCGATCTTCGGCTGCTGGACTACGAACGGCACATTCTCGAGTACGCCTTGCGCTGA
- a CDS encoding ammonium transporter: MTPGLALFYGGMTRSKSVLNMMMMSFGAIGLVSLLWVFYGYSIAFGDDLGGITGDLSMAGLRGMLESGTEGGIPDLLFVVFQMMFAIITVALISGAIADRARFGPWLLFAGLWATLVYFPVAHWVWGGGWIFELGVLDFAGGTAVHINAGAAALALALVLGKRVGWPKDKFKPHNLPMVLLGAGLLWFGWFGFNAGSAGAANGTAAVAFINTQVATAAAVLGWIVVEWLRDGKPTTLGAASGAIAGLVAITPACAFLEPLGAIALGIIAGVICALAVGLKYKLGYDDSLDVVAVHMVGGIIGSLLIGFLAVEVLAGEGNAGLLYGGGIGLLGLQALGVVAVLVYSFIVAYIIGFAIDKTIGFRLKPDAEVEGIDTAEHAESAYEFSSTSGGGFAAAGIGKAPAATGESAPVSEKVAG; this comes from the coding sequence ATGACGCCCGGATTGGCGCTGTTCTATGGTGGCATGACGCGGTCCAAGTCCGTGCTCAACATGATGATGATGAGCTTCGGGGCGATCGGCCTGGTCAGCCTGCTGTGGGTCTTCTACGGCTACAGCATCGCCTTCGGCGACGACCTCGGTGGCATCACCGGTGACCTGTCGATGGCCGGCCTGCGTGGCATGCTCGAGTCCGGCACCGAAGGTGGCATCCCGGACCTGCTCTTCGTCGTCTTCCAGATGATGTTCGCCATCATCACCGTCGCCCTGATCAGCGGCGCGATCGCCGACCGGGCCCGGTTCGGCCCGTGGCTGCTCTTCGCCGGTCTCTGGGCCACCCTGGTCTACTTCCCGGTCGCCCACTGGGTATGGGGCGGTGGCTGGATCTTCGAACTCGGCGTCCTCGACTTCGCCGGTGGCACCGCGGTGCACATCAACGCCGGTGCGGCGGCCCTGGCGCTTGCCCTCGTCCTCGGCAAGCGGGTCGGCTGGCCGAAGGACAAGTTCAAGCCGCACAACCTGCCGATGGTCCTGCTCGGTGCTGGCCTGCTGTGGTTCGGCTGGTTCGGCTTCAACGCCGGATCCGCTGGTGCCGCCAACGGCACCGCGGCAGTCGCCTTCATCAACACCCAGGTGGCCACCGCCGCCGCGGTCCTCGGCTGGATCGTGGTCGAGTGGCTGCGCGACGGCAAGCCGACCACCCTCGGTGCGGCCTCCGGCGCCATCGCCGGTCTGGTCGCCATCACCCCGGCCTGTGCGTTCCTGGAGCCGCTCGGCGCCATCGCCCTCGGCATCATCGCCGGTGTCATCTGCGCCCTGGCGGTCGGCCTGAAGTACAAGCTCGGCTACGACGACTCGCTCGACGTCGTCGCCGTGCACATGGTCGGCGGCATCATCGGCTCGCTGCTGATCGGCTTCCTGGCCGTCGAGGTCCTCGCGGGTGAGGGCAACGCCGGACTGCTCTACGGCGGCGGCATCGGCCTGCTCGGCCTGCAGGCGCTCGGTGTGGTCGCGGTGCTGGTCTACTCGTTCATCGTCGCCTACATCATCGGCTTCGCGATCGACAAGACCATCGGCTTCCGGCTCAAGCCCGACGCCGAGGTCGAGGGGATCGACACCGCCGAGCACGCGGAGAGCGCCTACGAGTTCAGCAGCACCTCGGGTGGTGGCTTCGCCGCCGCAGGTATCGGGAAGGCGCCCGCCGCGACGGGTGAGTCCGCTCCGGTCAGCGAGAAGGTCGCCGGTTAA
- a CDS encoding P-II family nitrogen regulator, whose product MKLVTAVIKPYQLDAVKEALHALGVAGLTVSEVQGYGRQKGHTEVYRGAEYTVEFLPKIRVEVLTDEIDVEKVVDAVVTAARTGKIGDGKVWVTAVEDVIRVRTGERGLDAL is encoded by the coding sequence ATGAAGCTGGTGACCGCGGTCATCAAGCCGTACCAACTCGACGCGGTCAAGGAGGCTCTGCACGCCCTCGGCGTGGCCGGGCTGACCGTGAGCGAGGTCCAGGGGTACGGACGGCAGAAGGGCCACACCGAGGTGTACCGGGGTGCCGAGTACACCGTCGAGTTCCTGCCGAAGATCCGGGTGGAGGTGCTGACCGACGAAATCGACGTCGAGAAGGTCGTCGACGCGGTCGTCACGGCAGCCCGTACCGGGAAGATCGGTGACGGCAAGGTCTGGGTGACGGCCGTCGAGGACGTCATCCGGGTCCGTACCGGCGAGCGCGGTCTCGACGCGCTCTGA
- a CDS encoding [protein-PII] uridylyltransferase, whose amino-acid sequence MTDGVGVRHRAAAGPGPSLSNGIGAAARVERAAALDVWLTALMPAGLTGIALVAVGGLGRLQCSPYSDLDLVLLHRGVAGMDELAARIWYPIWDARLGLDHSVRTLPEALSVAHDDVKVALGLLDARHVAGDRELTADLQAAATDQWRRTAVRQLPALREVTESRWRTHGELAFLLEGDLKEAAGGLRDVGILRGIALAGIADSMRPAARAAHLRLLDTRDALHVAVGRRVDRLVAQERATVAGLLDLDDPDTLLRRVASDARTITHALDDAWRSAERLRSGRRRGGGPPVRRPVARDVVEHDGELVLARTVIGARPDPSLSLRVAAAAATSRLPIARATCEWLAAYCPPLPAPWPDSARAALITLLGAGPGLVPTWETCDRYGLVDGWLPEWPRLRSLPQHNPVHRFTLDRHLVQAAQEATAYTREVDRPDLLLLGAFLHDVGKGLPGDHSTVGAPIAAGIAARVGLPPADVHLIDKLVRLHLLLPEVATRRDLSDPVTIAQVAEAVGDTTTLSLLHGLARADAQATGPAAWSDWKGRLIAELVRRVHTALDTGVLPQPPQPDPALVAGPLPAVHIDGDDRVAVAAADRHGLLAAVAGCLSLHRLDVLTADASTVDGRALVEFRVQPRYGSPPERIALAADLRRAVTGDVSVTQRLRGRAMAARRSGADPRVVWHREAATDAVVLELRAADSAGLLYRVTSALDEAGAQVRAARISTLGGDVVDTFYLVGGWPDDAERDRLAAAVLAAAR is encoded by the coding sequence ATGACCGACGGAGTCGGGGTCCGGCACCGCGCAGCGGCCGGCCCCGGCCCGTCGCTGTCCAACGGCATCGGCGCCGCCGCCCGCGTGGAGCGGGCGGCGGCGCTCGACGTCTGGCTGACCGCGCTGATGCCGGCCGGGCTGACCGGCATCGCCCTGGTGGCGGTCGGCGGGCTCGGCCGACTGCAGTGCTCCCCGTACAGCGATCTCGACCTGGTGCTGCTGCACCGGGGGGTCGCCGGGATGGACGAACTGGCGGCCCGGATCTGGTATCCGATCTGGGACGCCCGGCTCGGGCTGGACCACTCGGTGCGTACCCTGCCGGAGGCGTTGTCGGTCGCCCACGACGACGTCAAGGTCGCGCTCGGCCTGCTCGACGCCCGGCACGTCGCCGGCGACCGGGAGCTCACCGCCGATCTGCAGGCCGCCGCGACCGACCAGTGGCGGCGCACCGCCGTACGGCAGCTGCCGGCGCTGCGCGAGGTCACCGAGTCCCGTTGGCGCACCCACGGCGAGCTGGCCTTCCTTCTCGAAGGCGACCTGAAGGAGGCCGCCGGCGGGCTGCGCGACGTCGGCATCCTGCGCGGCATCGCTCTGGCTGGCATAGCCGACAGCATGCGTCCGGCCGCCCGCGCCGCCCACCTGCGGCTGCTGGACACCCGCGACGCGCTGCACGTCGCCGTCGGTCGCCGGGTGGACCGGCTGGTCGCCCAGGAACGCGCCACCGTCGCCGGCCTGCTCGACCTGGACGACCCGGACACCCTGCTGCGCCGGGTCGCCTCCGACGCCCGCACCATCACCCACGCCCTCGACGACGCCTGGCGCAGCGCCGAGCGGCTGCGCTCGGGCCGCCGTCGAGGCGGCGGACCGCCGGTGCGCCGCCCGGTGGCCCGTGACGTCGTCGAGCACGACGGTGAACTGGTCCTCGCCCGTACCGTGATCGGCGCCCGCCCCGATCCCAGCCTGTCGCTGCGGGTCGCGGCGGCCGCCGCCACCAGCCGGCTGCCGATCGCCCGGGCCACCTGCGAATGGCTCGCCGCGTACTGCCCGCCGCTGCCGGCGCCGTGGCCGGACTCGGCCCGCGCCGCGCTGATCACCCTGCTCGGTGCCGGTCCCGGCCTGGTGCCCACCTGGGAAACCTGCGACCGGTACGGGCTGGTCGACGGCTGGCTGCCGGAGTGGCCCCGGTTGCGCAGCCTGCCGCAGCACAATCCGGTGCACCGGTTCACCCTGGACCGGCACCTGGTGCAGGCGGCGCAGGAGGCCACCGCGTACACCCGGGAGGTGGACCGCCCGGACCTGCTGCTGCTCGGCGCGTTCCTGCACGATGTCGGCAAGGGTCTGCCCGGCGACCACAGCACCGTCGGCGCGCCGATCGCCGCCGGCATCGCCGCCCGGGTCGGGCTGCCGCCGGCCGACGTCCACCTGATCGACAAGCTGGTCCGGTTGCACCTGCTGCTGCCCGAGGTGGCCACCCGGCGCGACCTCAGCGACCCGGTGACCATCGCGCAGGTCGCCGAGGCGGTCGGCGACACCACCACGCTGAGCCTGCTGCACGGGCTGGCCCGGGCCGACGCACAGGCCACCGGTCCGGCCGCCTGGTCGGACTGGAAGGGCCGGCTGATCGCCGAACTGGTCCGCCGGGTGCACACCGCACTCGACACCGGGGTCCTGCCGCAGCCGCCGCAGCCGGACCCGGCGCTGGTCGCCGGTCCGTTGCCGGCCGTGCACATCGACGGCGACGACCGGGTCGCGGTGGCCGCCGCCGACCGGCACGGACTGCTCGCCGCAGTCGCCGGCTGCCTGTCGCTGCACCGGCTCGACGTGCTGACCGCCGACGCCTCCACCGTCGACGGCCGGGCGTTGGTCGAGTTCCGGGTGCAGCCCCGCTACGGCAGTCCGCCGGAGCGCATCGCGCTCGCCGCCGACCTACGCCGGGCGGTCACCGGCGACGTGTCGGTCACCCAGCGGCTGCGTGGGCGGGCGATGGCGGCCCGTCGGTCCGGCGCCGACCCCCGGGTGGTCTGGCACCGGGAGGCGGCCACCGACGCGGTGGTGCTGGAGTTGCGGGCGGCCGACTCGGCCGGCCTGCTGTACCGGGTGACCAGCGCGTTGGACGAGGCCGGTGCCCAGGTGCGGGCCGCGCGGATCTCCACCCTCGGCGGCGACGTGGTGGACACCTTCTATCTCGTGGGTGGCTGGCCGGACGACGCCGAACGGGACCGGCTGGCGGCCGCAGTGCTGGCCGCCGCCCGCTGA
- the ffh gene encoding signal recognition particle protein, protein MFDTLSDRLSGIFGKLRGKGRLTDADIDATAREIRLALLEADVALPVVKSFIARIKERARGSEVSQALNPAQQVIKIVHEELVAVLGGEQRRLRFAKQPPTVIMLAGLQGSGKTTLAGKLSSWLKAQGHQPLLVAADLQRPNAVGQLQVLGGRAGVEVFAPEPGNGVGDPVAVAKASLEHARRTARDIVIVDTAGRLGIDAEMMAQAAAIRDAVDPDEVIFVIDAMVGQDAVRTAEAFRDGVGITGVVLSKLDGDARGGAALSVRQVTGEPILFASTGEKLSDFDVFHPDRMASRILGMGDVLTLIEQAEQAFDADQKEKMTAKLMGGEQFTLEDFLDQLIAVRRMGPIANVLAMMPGMGQMKDQLAEVDDKHFDKVTAIIRSMTPGERTNPKIINGSRRARIANGSGVTVMDVNQLLNRFAEAQKMMKQMGGMMGLPGGGRRKATKSPKNKRKGTKGGRGGGARPRTGGQLPAGFPGGMPQLPPGLDPNALGGGGGLPPGFKLPKIDFNKLNKRKDED, encoded by the coding sequence GTGTTTGACACATTGAGTGATCGGCTGTCCGGGATCTTCGGCAAGCTCCGGGGCAAGGGGCGGCTCACCGACGCCGACATCGACGCCACCGCGCGGGAGATCCGGCTGGCGCTGCTGGAGGCCGACGTCGCGCTGCCGGTGGTGAAGTCCTTCATCGCCCGGATCAAGGAGCGGGCGCGTGGGTCGGAGGTGTCCCAGGCGCTCAACCCGGCCCAGCAGGTCATCAAGATCGTGCACGAGGAGCTGGTCGCGGTCCTCGGTGGCGAGCAGCGCCGGCTGCGGTTCGCCAAGCAGCCGCCTACGGTGATCATGCTGGCCGGCCTGCAGGGCTCCGGCAAGACCACGCTCGCCGGCAAACTGTCCAGCTGGCTCAAGGCCCAGGGGCACCAGCCGTTGCTGGTCGCCGCCGACCTGCAACGGCCCAACGCGGTCGGCCAGCTGCAGGTGCTCGGTGGCCGGGCCGGAGTGGAGGTCTTCGCCCCGGAGCCGGGCAACGGGGTCGGCGACCCGGTCGCGGTGGCGAAGGCGTCGCTGGAGCACGCCCGCCGGACCGCCCGCGACATCGTCATCGTCGACACCGCCGGTCGGCTCGGTATCGACGCCGAGATGATGGCCCAGGCGGCGGCGATCCGCGACGCGGTCGACCCCGACGAGGTCATCTTCGTCATCGACGCCATGGTCGGGCAGGACGCGGTGCGCACCGCCGAGGCGTTCCGCGACGGCGTCGGGATCACCGGCGTGGTGCTGTCCAAGCTCGACGGCGACGCCCGTGGTGGTGCCGCGCTGTCGGTACGGCAGGTGACCGGTGAGCCGATCCTGTTCGCCTCCACCGGGGAGAAGCTCAGCGACTTCGACGTCTTCCACCCGGACCGGATGGCGAGCCGGATCCTCGGCATGGGCGACGTGCTCACTCTGATCGAGCAGGCCGAGCAGGCCTTCGACGCCGATCAGAAAGAGAAGATGACCGCCAAGCTGATGGGCGGCGAGCAGTTCACCCTGGAGGACTTCCTCGACCAGCTCATCGCGGTGCGCCGGATGGGGCCGATCGCCAACGTGCTGGCGATGATGCCCGGAATGGGGCAGATGAAGGACCAGTTGGCCGAGGTCGACGACAAGCACTTCGACAAGGTCACCGCGATCATCCGGTCGATGACGCCGGGGGAGCGGACCAACCCGAAGATCATCAACGGTTCCCGACGGGCCCGGATCGCCAACGGCTCCGGGGTCACCGTGATGGACGTCAACCAGCTGCTCAACCGCTTCGCCGAGGCGCAGAAGATGATGAAGCAGATGGGCGGCATGATGGGGCTGCCCGGTGGCGGTCGGCGCAAGGCGACCAAGTCGCCGAAGAACAAGCGCAAGGGCACCAAGGGCGGCCGCGGCGGCGGTGCCCGGCCGCGGACCGGCGGTCAGCTGCCGGCCGGCTTCCCCGGCGGGATGCCGCAGCTGCCGCCGGGCCTGGACCCGAACGCGCTGGGCGGTGGCGGCGGCCTGCCCCCCGGGTTCAAGCTCCCCAAGATCGACTTCAACAAGCTGAACAAGCGCAAGGACGAGGACTGA
- a CDS encoding amidohydrolase family protein — protein MPGALHVRGVVLPEDRIRDLWLVGDRVTLTPVPGATTVVDGGFILPGLVDAHCHIGIARGGAPIGSLDEARQLAYADRDAGVLAIRDAGSPYPYPQLDDEPELPRLARAGRHVAPPRRYLRDIGVEVAAAELADAVTTQAAAGNGWVKLVGDWIERSTGDLAPAWGADAMAGAIAAAHRAGARVAAHTFDEAAVEILVRAGVDSVEHGTGLSLDLIDEMARRRTALIPTMINIATFGGIADRAREKFPRYADHMLALRDGFPDVVRAAYDAGVPIFVGTDAGGGIDHGRAADEMLALHTRAGMPAEAVLAAASWAARDWLGFPGLVEGGLADLVAYPVDPRTDLRVVRAPHRIVLRGRVLR, from the coding sequence GTGCCCGGCGCGCTGCACGTACGCGGCGTCGTGCTGCCCGAGGACCGCATCCGGGACCTGTGGCTGGTCGGTGACCGGGTGACGCTGACTCCGGTGCCCGGGGCGACGACCGTGGTCGACGGCGGGTTCATCCTGCCCGGACTGGTCGACGCGCACTGCCACATCGGCATCGCCCGGGGTGGGGCGCCGATCGGCTCCCTCGACGAGGCCCGTCAGCTGGCCTACGCCGACCGGGACGCCGGTGTCCTGGCCATCCGCGACGCCGGATCGCCGTACCCGTATCCGCAGCTCGACGACGAGCCGGAGCTGCCCCGACTGGCCCGGGCCGGCCGGCACGTCGCGCCGCCCCGGCGCTATCTGCGCGACATCGGCGTCGAGGTGGCGGCGGCGGAGCTGGCCGACGCGGTCACCACCCAGGCCGCGGCCGGCAACGGCTGGGTCAAGCTGGTCGGCGACTGGATCGAGCGTTCCACCGGGGATCTCGCCCCGGCCTGGGGTGCCGACGCGATGGCCGGGGCGATCGCCGCCGCGCACCGCGCCGGGGCCCGGGTCGCCGCGCACACCTTCGACGAGGCGGCGGTGGAGATCCTGGTCAGGGCTGGGGTCGACTCGGTGGAGCACGGCACCGGGCTGAGCCTCGACCTGATCGACGAGATGGCACGGCGGCGGACCGCCCTGATCCCGACCATGATCAACATCGCCACGTTCGGTGGCATCGCCGACCGGGCCCGGGAGAAGTTCCCCCGGTACGCCGACCACATGCTCGCCCTGCGCGACGGCTTCCCCGACGTGGTCCGCGCCGCGTACGACGCCGGCGTGCCGATCTTCGTCGGCACCGACGCCGGCGGTGGGATCGACCACGGTCGGGCCGCCGACGAGATGCTCGCCCTGCACACCCGGGCGGGGATGCCGGCCGAAGCGGTGCTGGCCGCCGCCAGCTGGGCCGCCCGCGACTGGCTCGGCTTTCCGGGCCTGGTCGAAGGCGGGCTCGCCGACCTCGTCGCCTACCCCGTCGACCCCCGGACCGACCTGCGGGTGGTCCGCGCCCCGCACCGGATCGTCCTGCGCGGCCGGGTGCTGCGCTGA
- the proS gene encoding proline--tRNA ligase has protein sequence MARVLTPRAEDFPRWYQDLIAKAQLADNGPVRGTMVIRPAGYAIWERMQSELDNRIKAAGAENAYFPLFIPESYLRREAEHVEGFSPELAVVTHGGGKQLAEPVVVRPTSETVIGEFMAKWVDSYRDLPLLLNQWANVVRWELRPRVFLRTSEFLWQEGHTAHADFVDARAYARRILHEVYEDFLVEVLGIPVLVGRKTARERFAGATSTYTLEGMMGDGKALQLGTSHELGQNFARAFDITYTSAERTVEHAWTTSWGVSTRMLGGLIMVHGDDNGLRVPPRLAPVQAYVMVVKAGDGVTEAAVTLRDALRDAGLRVGLDDRVDTPFGRRAVDAELKGYPVRIEVGPRDLAAGNAVLVRRTDGSKTPVPVADVVGAVRAALEADQQALHDQALALRESRTVEVDDLADGIAAAATGWARVPWSRVGPAGEAEANGKGVTVRCLLRPDGSVPDSDDEPDLTAVLARSY, from the coding sequence ATGGCCCGCGTGCTCACACCTCGTGCGGAGGATTTTCCCCGCTGGTACCAGGATCTGATCGCCAAGGCGCAGCTCGCCGACAACGGCCCGGTGCGCGGCACCATGGTGATCCGACCGGCCGGCTACGCCATCTGGGAGCGGATGCAGTCCGAGTTGGACAACCGGATCAAGGCGGCCGGGGCGGAGAACGCGTACTTCCCGCTGTTCATCCCGGAGAGCTACCTGCGCCGGGAGGCCGAGCACGTCGAAGGCTTCTCCCCGGAGCTGGCCGTGGTGACCCACGGCGGCGGCAAGCAGCTGGCCGAGCCGGTGGTGGTCCGGCCGACCAGCGAAACCGTCATCGGTGAGTTCATGGCCAAGTGGGTCGACTCCTACCGGGACCTGCCACTGCTGCTCAATCAGTGGGCCAACGTGGTGCGCTGGGAGCTGCGCCCCCGGGTGTTCCTGCGCACCAGCGAGTTCCTCTGGCAGGAGGGGCACACGGCGCACGCCGACTTCGTCGACGCCCGCGCCTACGCCCGGCGCATCCTGCACGAGGTGTACGAGGACTTCCTGGTCGAGGTGCTCGGCATCCCGGTGCTGGTCGGGCGCAAGACCGCCCGGGAGCGCTTCGCCGGCGCCACCAGCACCTACACCCTCGAAGGCATGATGGGCGACGGCAAGGCGCTGCAGTTGGGCACCTCGCACGAGCTGGGCCAGAACTTCGCCCGTGCCTTCGACATCACCTACACCTCGGCCGAGCGCACCGTCGAGCACGCCTGGACCACGTCCTGGGGGGTCTCCACCCGCATGCTCGGTGGACTGATCATGGTGCACGGCGACGACAACGGCCTGCGGGTGCCGCCCCGGCTGGCGCCGGTCCAGGCGTACGTGATGGTCGTCAAGGCCGGCGACGGGGTCACCGAGGCGGCGGTCACGCTGCGCGACGCCCTACGCGACGCCGGACTGCGGGTCGGCCTGGACGACCGGGTCGACACCCCGTTCGGCCGCCGGGCCGTCGACGCCGAGCTCAAGGGCTATCCGGTACGGATCGAAGTGGGCCCGCGCGATCTGGCCGCCGGCAACGCGGTGCTGGTCCGGCGTACCGACGGGTCGAAGACCCCGGTGCCGGTCGCCGACGTGGTCGGCGCGGTCCGCGCGGCGCTCGAAGCCGACCAGCAGGCCCTGCACGACCAGGCGTTGGCGCTGCGTGAGTCGCGCACGGTCGAGGTCGACGATCTCGCCGACGGGATCGCCGCGGCGGCGACCGGCTGGGCCCGGGTGCCGTGGTCGCGGGTCGGCCCGGCCGGTGAGGCCGAGGCGAACGGCAAGGGCGTCACCGTACGGTGCCTGCTGCGCCCCGACGGCTCGGTCCCGGACAGCGACGACGAGCCGGACCTGACCGCGGTGCTGGCGCGCTCCTACTGA
- a CDS encoding DUF402 domain-containing protein, giving the protein MRFAPGQLIMHRNVRRGRLGWVRPARVVADDERGLLLWVDRGTPVANEVADDGRGMRAMPFTEWITRSYRIKHGCWLGPPVLKFLPAGAAHSVWWFRDDAGRFLNWYVNLEEPGVRWVDDDLAGVDVVDQDLDVVVRPDLSWTWKDEEEFVERLAFPEHYWVADEAAVRAEGRRVIAIAEAGQFPFDGTWCDFRPDPGWQPPAALPPGWDRPPVAGGGGAFGG; this is encoded by the coding sequence ATGCGGTTTGCGCCAGGTCAGTTGATCATGCACCGGAACGTGCGGCGCGGTCGGCTCGGCTGGGTCCGACCGGCCCGGGTCGTCGCCGACGACGAGCGTGGCCTGCTGCTCTGGGTCGACCGGGGCACACCGGTGGCGAACGAGGTCGCCGACGACGGCCGGGGCATGCGGGCCATGCCGTTCACCGAGTGGATCACCCGCTCGTACCGGATCAAGCACGGCTGCTGGCTCGGGCCCCCGGTGCTGAAGTTCCTGCCGGCCGGCGCGGCCCACTCGGTCTGGTGGTTCCGTGACGACGCCGGCCGGTTCCTCAACTGGTACGTCAACCTGGAGGAGCCCGGCGTGCGCTGGGTCGACGACGACCTCGCCGGCGTCGACGTGGTGGATCAGGACCTGGACGTCGTGGTCCGTCCCGACCTCAGCTGGACATGGAAGGACGAGGAGGAGTTCGTCGAGCGCCTCGCCTTCCCCGAGCACTACTGGGTGGCCGACGAGGCGGCGGTCCGGGCCGAGGGCCGGCGGGTGATCGCGATCGCCGAGGCCGGGCAGTTCCCGTTCGACGGCACCTGGTGCGACTTCCGGCCGGACCCCGGATGGCAGCCGCCGGCTGCGCTTCCGCCCGGCTGGGACCGGCCACCGGTGGCCGGTGGCGGCGGCGCCTTCGGCGGGTAG
- the rpsP gene encoding 30S ribosomal protein S16, with amino-acid sequence MAVKIRLLRMGKIRNPQYRIVVADSRTKRDGRAIEFVGIYHPKENPSLIEVTSDRVQYWLSVGAQPSEAVQRLLEKTGDWQKFKGLPAPPPLLVAPERADRKATYEAEAKAAAGVADTPAKPAKKAEKKAEPAAEATVTEEPAAAGSGEQA; translated from the coding sequence GTGGCCGTAAAGATCCGGCTTCTGCGGATGGGCAAGATCCGCAACCCGCAGTACCGCATCGTCGTCGCCGACTCGCGTACCAAGCGCGATGGGCGGGCGATCGAGTTCGTCGGGATCTACCACCCGAAGGAAAACCCGTCGCTGATCGAGGTGACCTCGGACCGGGTGCAGTACTGGCTCTCGGTCGGCGCGCAGCCGAGCGAGGCCGTCCAGCGTCTGCTGGAGAAGACCGGCGACTGGCAGAAGTTCAAGGGCCTGCCGGCGCCGCCGCCGCTGCTGGTCGCCCCCGAGCGGGCCGACCGGAAGGCCACCTACGAGGCCGAGGCGAAGGCCGCCGCCGGCGTCGCGGACACCCCGGCCAAGCCGGCCAAGAAGGCGGAGAAGAAGGCCGAGCCCGCCGCCGAGGCGACCGTCACCGAGGAGCCGGCCGCTGCGGGCTCCGGTGAGCAGGCCTGA
- a CDS encoding RNA-binding protein encodes MRAPVSRPEMALRPALEHLVKGIVTHPDDVRVRLVDSRRGKRLEVRVHPEDLGTVIGRGGRTAKALRQVIGSVGGRGVRVDIVDSY; translated from the coding sequence CTGCGGGCTCCGGTGAGCAGGCCTGAGATGGCCCTCCGGCCTGCGCTGGAGCACCTGGTCAAGGGGATCGTCACCCACCCGGACGACGTCCGGGTCCGGCTGGTCGACTCCCGTCGGGGCAAGCGCCTCGAAGTACGGGTGCACCCGGAGGACCTCGGCACCGTCATCGGCCGTGGCGGGCGGACCGCCAAGGCACTGCGCCAGGTGATCGGCTCGGTCGGCGGCCGCGGGGTGCGCGTCGACATCGTCGACTCGTACTGA